A genomic window from Rhodococcus sp. KBS0724 includes:
- a CDS encoding GAF domain-containing protein: protein MHEQWLQMLLNEASTDELIAHRDRLAEAAPPGEVHDIEQAARSALQLRSLLAQRRQRATELSALNDIATLLTTMHDHHALLQEIVDQAKRLLGVDLSYLALIHDDILIIEVTSGAYTAQLLGLTVPFREGLIGRVVENSSPAWTPDYRNDPSFAHIGPADDAARAENMRGLLAVPLQVDGKILGALCACKRQERRFGNEEVALLSALAAHAAVAIENARLLEQYRATVAEINAANTELAKRTALLEQTLTWDRSLTHVVLRGGGVRELVQEASASTRCPVFFVTGRGEIPTGLQHVRGSVVRAFEILAADRREQALTLIDGEQFLFAVEVRSAGDRLGVLFLTSRQEPTAAMRLVLERSAPALALALVGERAAREATRRARDAFLVDLITRPAPTPAEVTGQFRLAGLNPDRSYTVVVARPADAVDRARRSIEEIAFPPGTVVAEHGSRVIAMIPGMTPTEVAAAWVQPAENPTVGIADPAVGGEALARAYVEAQRTVDVLETLGRASHVEAASSLGIYRILLSRTGRDELEMLTQRSLGPLLEEEARRGVPLLDTLASYLAHNCRHSATATALAIHANTLYQRLESIDRLIGTEWRQPDQALDLALLIRLRASAGKLGQI from the coding sequence ATGCACGAACAATGGCTACAGATGCTCCTCAACGAGGCGTCAACGGATGAATTGATCGCTCATCGTGATCGACTCGCCGAAGCCGCACCGCCCGGCGAGGTTCACGATATCGAGCAGGCAGCACGATCCGCCTTGCAGCTGCGCAGCCTCCTCGCCCAGCGCCGCCAGCGTGCCACCGAATTGTCCGCACTCAACGACATCGCAACACTGCTGACCACGATGCACGACCATCACGCGCTCCTGCAGGAAATCGTGGACCAGGCAAAACGGCTACTCGGAGTGGATCTCTCGTATCTTGCGCTCATTCACGACGACATCCTGATCATCGAAGTGACCAGCGGCGCGTATACCGCGCAACTACTCGGACTCACCGTCCCCTTCCGTGAGGGCCTCATTGGCCGGGTTGTCGAAAACTCCTCTCCCGCATGGACACCGGACTACCGCAACGATCCGTCGTTTGCCCACATCGGACCAGCCGACGACGCCGCTCGCGCCGAGAACATGCGCGGTCTGCTGGCCGTTCCACTGCAGGTGGACGGAAAGATCCTGGGTGCGTTGTGCGCGTGCAAGCGCCAGGAACGACGCTTCGGCAACGAAGAGGTCGCTCTACTGTCCGCGCTGGCCGCCCATGCGGCGGTGGCTATCGAAAATGCTCGCCTCCTCGAGCAGTACCGCGCGACGGTCGCGGAGATCAACGCCGCCAATACCGAACTTGCCAAGCGCACAGCGCTTCTCGAACAGACGCTGACGTGGGACCGCTCACTGACCCACGTTGTGTTGCGCGGCGGCGGAGTTCGCGAACTCGTGCAGGAAGCGTCGGCGTCGACGCGATGCCCGGTGTTCTTCGTAACCGGCCGAGGCGAAATCCCGACCGGACTGCAGCATGTGCGGGGCAGTGTGGTGCGCGCCTTCGAGATACTGGCCGCAGATCGGCGTGAACAAGCACTGACCCTGATCGACGGTGAGCAGTTCCTATTTGCCGTCGAGGTCCGCAGCGCCGGCGATCGCCTGGGTGTGTTGTTCCTGACTTCGCGTCAAGAACCCACTGCGGCAATGCGATTGGTTCTCGAACGCTCGGCCCCGGCGCTGGCGCTGGCACTGGTCGGCGAACGTGCGGCCCGGGAAGCCACCCGCCGCGCCCGCGACGCATTCCTGGTCGATCTCATCACTCGGCCCGCCCCGACCCCGGCCGAGGTGACGGGGCAGTTCCGGCTGGCCGGCCTCAACCCGGACCGCTCGTACACCGTCGTCGTGGCCCGTCCTGCCGACGCGGTCGATCGGGCGCGTCGAAGTATCGAGGAGATCGCCTTTCCTCCGGGAACCGTTGTTGCCGAGCATGGTTCCCGCGTCATTGCCATGATTCCGGGAATGACACCCACCGAGGTGGCTGCTGCCTGGGTACAACCGGCCGAGAATCCCACCGTCGGCATCGCCGATCCTGCCGTCGGCGGAGAAGCTCTGGCGCGGGCCTACGTGGAGGCTCAGCGCACCGTCGACGTTCTCGAGACTCTGGGCCGGGCGTCACACGTCGAAGCCGCCAGTTCGCTCGGTATCTACCGAATCCTGCTCAGCCGCACCGGTCGAGACGAACTGGAGATGCTGACCCAGCGGTCTCTCGGTCCACTCCTCGAGGAGGAAGCCAGGCGTGGTGTTCCGCTGCTGGACACTCTTGCGTCGTACCTGGCTCACAATTGCCGGCACTCCGCGACGGCAACGGCCCTCGCAATCCACGCGAACACCCTGTATCAACGACTCGAATCCATCGACCGTTTGATCGGCACCGAATGGCGTCAGCCCGACCAGGCGCTCGATCTTGCGCTCCTGATCCGGCTGCGTGCCAGTGCGGGGAAGCTCGGTCAGATCTGA
- a CDS encoding FAD-binding oxidoreductase: MGWRFGCHYRGVMTSLDQAAVDSVALREAIGSQIDADRLIVDPDIMASYAHDDAEWAPYAMPVAVVRPRTAEQVQAVVRACIAHGAPVVTRGAGTGLSGGANAVSGGVVIAFDAMNAIKEINTLERLAVVEPGVVNDHLREACAEQGLWYPPDPASAPWSTIGGNVATNAGGLCCVKYGVTKDYVLGMQVVTGTGELVRLGRRTAKGVAGFDLSALMVGSEGTLGVITEVTVKLRPQRDPERTIVGYFDSIVAAGKAVEAVAAEGLTPSALELIDRQCLLAVDAWKNMGLSADAEVVLLGRIDTPGEIGDAEAERMLACFNRSGATWSARSTDQEEADALFSARRLAYPALERLGPVLTEDICVPKAAVPEMLARIEQISARHDTHIANIAHAGDGNLHPLLITPHDDEAARARAQAAFAEIIDNALELGGTVTGEHGVGLLKMGGLAQELSPAVVAMHHAIKGALDPHGIMNPGKVI, encoded by the coding sequence ATGGGCTGGCGTTTTGGCTGTCACTATCGTGGAGTTATGACTTCGCTTGATCAGGCCGCCGTCGACTCCGTCGCGCTCCGCGAGGCGATCGGCTCGCAGATCGACGCAGATCGCCTCATCGTGGATCCGGACATCATGGCGAGCTACGCCCATGACGATGCCGAATGGGCTCCGTACGCCATGCCGGTTGCCGTCGTGCGTCCCCGCACTGCCGAGCAGGTCCAGGCCGTTGTCCGCGCTTGCATCGCGCACGGTGCGCCGGTGGTGACGCGTGGCGCCGGAACAGGTCTGTCCGGTGGTGCCAACGCCGTTTCCGGTGGTGTGGTGATTGCCTTCGACGCGATGAACGCCATCAAGGAGATCAACACCCTCGAGCGGTTGGCTGTCGTGGAGCCAGGCGTGGTCAACGATCACCTGCGTGAGGCGTGCGCCGAGCAGGGCCTCTGGTACCCGCCGGACCCGGCCAGCGCTCCGTGGTCGACCATCGGCGGCAACGTCGCGACCAACGCGGGCGGTCTGTGCTGCGTCAAATACGGAGTCACCAAGGACTACGTGTTGGGCATGCAGGTGGTCACCGGTACCGGCGAACTCGTACGCCTGGGGCGTCGTACAGCCAAGGGTGTCGCGGGATTCGATCTTTCGGCACTGATGGTGGGCTCGGAGGGAACTCTCGGCGTGATTACCGAAGTGACCGTGAAACTGCGTCCTCAGCGCGATCCTGAACGCACGATCGTCGGCTATTTCGATTCCATCGTCGCCGCCGGAAAGGCTGTTGAAGCCGTTGCCGCAGAAGGCCTCACGCCATCTGCTCTCGAATTGATCGATCGGCAGTGCCTGCTGGCTGTCGACGCATGGAAGAACATGGGCCTGTCCGCCGACGCTGAGGTGGTGCTTCTCGGACGGATCGACACTCCCGGTGAGATCGGCGACGCCGAAGCCGAGCGAATGTTGGCGTGTTTCAACCGCTCCGGTGCCACGTGGAGTGCCCGTTCCACCGACCAGGAAGAAGCCGACGCACTGTTCTCGGCTCGCCGTCTCGCGTATCCCGCCCTCGAGCGACTGGGGCCGGTGCTGACCGAGGACATCTGCGTTCCCAAGGCTGCGGTTCCGGAAATGTTGGCCCGCATCGAACAGATCTCGGCCCGGCACGACACCCACATCGCAAATATCGCGCACGCCGGTGACGGCAACCTGCACCCTCTGTTGATCACGCCCCACGACGACGAGGCGGCGCGTGCCCGCGCTCAGGCCGCTTTTGCCGAGATCATCGACAACGCCCTCGAGTTGGGGGGAACAGTCACCGGTGAGCACGGCGTCGGCCTGCTCAAGATGGGCGGTCTGGCCCAGGAACTCTCGCCGGCCGTGGTCGCGATGCATCATGCGATCAAAGGCGCGCTGGATCCGCACGGAATCATGAACCCCGGCAAGGTGATCTGA
- a CDS encoding TauD/TfdA family dioxygenase has product MFSSQLTQASVVPRRVDTVAAVRAAIALDGAAVFGGLHTEADAIAFASKLLGDKYIRVGRQFEATARSQNAEAAVVDEQPVDKRGRKRYFDMSSDRMTAHNDGFAFGDYAPDYLFLWCKQPALPSGGDSFLIDAVKLTRLLALDPSTAALADFCWTVDIDHSEPNFQQSTFSPIARTVASGREQARYHPFLAPIEGESEDVQWPMVKQWSEAVIQVRDSGPMFRAEAGEMICIDNYRVLHGRDGYTDPNRELYSIWGWSTDAVAVPQQALDIVQPDLAALAM; this is encoded by the coding sequence ATGTTCTCGTCTCAACTAACGCAGGCCAGTGTCGTTCCCCGGCGCGTGGACACCGTGGCGGCCGTCCGGGCAGCCATCGCGCTCGACGGCGCCGCGGTATTCGGTGGACTGCACACCGAGGCCGACGCCATTGCCTTTGCGTCGAAGCTCCTCGGTGACAAGTACATTCGCGTCGGGCGCCAGTTCGAGGCAACAGCCCGAAGTCAGAACGCGGAAGCTGCAGTTGTCGACGAGCAACCGGTGGACAAGCGTGGCCGCAAACGGTACTTCGACATGTCGTCGGATCGGATGACGGCACACAACGACGGCTTTGCGTTCGGCGACTACGCGCCCGACTATCTGTTTCTGTGGTGCAAGCAGCCGGCACTTCCCAGTGGGGGAGATTCGTTTCTGATCGACGCCGTCAAGCTCACCCGGCTGCTGGCACTGGATCCGTCCACGGCCGCGTTGGCGGACTTCTGCTGGACCGTGGACATCGACCATTCCGAGCCGAATTTCCAGCAGTCCACGTTCTCGCCCATCGCCAGGACGGTTGCCAGTGGTCGTGAGCAGGCGCGATACCACCCCTTCCTCGCGCCGATCGAGGGTGAATCCGAAGATGTGCAGTGGCCGATGGTCAAGCAGTGGAGCGAGGCCGTGATCCAGGTGCGCGACAGTGGACCGATGTTCCGCGCCGAGGCCGGCGAGATGATCTGCATCGACAATTACCGCGTACTGCACGGGCGTGACGGATACACCGATCCGAATCGTGAGTTGTACTCGATCTGGGGATGGTCGACCGACGCCGTCGCAGTTCCGCAGCAGGCCCTCGACATCGTGCAACCGGACCTTGCGGCGCTCGCTATGTAA
- a CDS encoding TetR/AcrR family transcriptional regulator, with translation MSSPESAERSSERAERDRLLDLAADYVLEFGVSSATLRGLSRALGSNNRMVLYYFGSKAGLLLEALRRAGLRFPGIAHLLDLIRDSEIPIADRLHGAWDILADPELVAYHRLFFELFGVAAFDSKQYRPLLEGVANEWADETARAIAETGVDAELAETLGHEIVAAWRGFQMTLIGAGDSAIVDRAARHLTESIVATIYSAAQPIT, from the coding sequence GTGAGCAGTCCAGAGAGCGCGGAGCGCAGTTCAGAGCGCGCGGAGCGCGACCGCCTTCTCGATCTCGCGGCCGATTACGTGCTCGAGTTCGGCGTCTCCTCTGCAACGCTCCGGGGGTTGAGCCGCGCCCTCGGCTCCAACAATCGCATGGTCCTCTACTACTTCGGGAGCAAGGCCGGCTTGCTCCTCGAGGCACTACGCCGCGCCGGGCTCCGCTTTCCCGGGATAGCTCACCTCCTCGATCTGATCCGCGATTCCGAGATCCCCATCGCGGACCGTCTCCACGGCGCGTGGGACATCCTCGCCGACCCCGAACTTGTTGCGTACCATCGACTCTTCTTCGAACTCTTCGGGGTGGCCGCGTTCGATTCGAAGCAGTACCGCCCGCTCCTCGAGGGCGTCGCCAACGAGTGGGCCGACGAAACTGCCCGCGCCATAGCCGAAACCGGCGTCGACGCCGAACTTGCCGAAACTCTGGGACACGAAATCGTGGCCGCGTGGCGCGGGTTTCAGATGACGCTGATCGGAGCCGGGGACAGCGCAATCGTCGATCGCGCCGCCCGGCATCTGACAGAGTCGATCGTCGCCACCATTTACTCTGCTGCGCAGCCGATTACATAG
- a CDS encoding PH domain-containing protein yields the protein MLEDEFHPQPRDNGSDVVSWATPMSAVYAMFAGGIALAIAAIVVPTETAGRFLLALAVIGLFVMAGLALKQRPRLAVIDDNGTPAIAVQRLLARHVFPQPQIDRVRLVRYPRLGRRVPMLEIDIVDRSTDTEKLLIFGRWDLGTNPEDVLEVLTVHGLVPPEK from the coding sequence ATGCTCGAGGATGAATTTCATCCACAGCCTCGTGACAACGGCTCGGACGTGGTCTCGTGGGCCACTCCGATGAGCGCCGTCTACGCGATGTTCGCCGGCGGAATCGCGCTCGCGATCGCCGCGATCGTGGTGCCGACGGAGACCGCCGGACGGTTCCTTCTCGCCCTCGCCGTGATCGGATTGTTCGTCATGGCCGGACTTGCCCTGAAGCAGCGTCCGCGACTCGCCGTGATCGACGACAACGGCACCCCAGCTATCGCCGTGCAGCGTCTACTCGCGCGCCACGTGTTTCCCCAGCCGCAGATCGACCGGGTACGCCTGGTGCGCTACCCACGTCTGGGTCGACGCGTCCCCATGCTCGAGATCGACATAGTCGACCGATCGACCGACACCGAGAAGCTGTTGATCTTCGGCCGCTGGGATCTGGGCACCAACCCCGAGGACGTCCTCGAGGTGCTCACGGTCCACGGCTTGGTACCGCCCGAGAAGTAG
- the crgA gene encoding cell division protein CrgA, with translation MPKSKVRKKNDYTINPANRTPVKVKMGPSSTLYVSVMLGFMLVGLAWLIVYYLAADSITWMNDLGAYNFLIGFGFMVVGLIMTMKWR, from the coding sequence ATGCCCAAGTCGAAGGTACGCAAGAAGAACGACTACACGATCAACCCGGCGAACCGCACTCCGGTCAAGGTGAAGATGGGTCCGTCGAGCACGTTGTACGTCTCGGTGATGCTCGGTTTCATGCTTGTCGGATTGGCATGGCTGATTGTGTATTACTTGGCCGCAGATTCGATCACATGGATGAACGACTTGGGAGCGTATAACTTCCTGATCGGCTTCGGATTCATGGTGGTGGGACTCATCATGACCATGAAATGGCGTTGA
- a CDS encoding DUF881 domain-containing protein, which yields MVATASRSAEENQLQVTDSTRLSDLVRSAQADADGISATRDELSAQLNALQVEAARSDDGVAEALAELDAMSVDAGLTEMTGPGVVVTMTDAPRNADGKYPVDATPDDLVVHQQDVQSVLNALWAGGAEAVGMQDQRIVNTSAPRCIGNTLLLHGRTYSPPYVMRAIGNTERLEAALAGEPGIRVFKQYATRFGLGYTQASSGDITLPAYTGG from the coding sequence ATGGTCGCTACCGCTTCGCGCTCCGCCGAAGAGAATCAGCTTCAGGTCACCGACAGCACCAGGCTCTCCGATCTAGTGCGCAGCGCGCAGGCAGACGCCGACGGTATTTCCGCGACCCGCGACGAACTCTCGGCGCAACTGAACGCACTTCAAGTGGAGGCGGCGCGATCCGACGACGGCGTTGCCGAGGCGCTTGCCGAACTCGATGCGATGTCCGTCGACGCGGGTCTGACGGAGATGACCGGCCCCGGTGTGGTTGTCACCATGACCGACGCGCCCCGCAATGCGGATGGCAAGTACCCCGTCGACGCCACCCCGGACGACCTGGTGGTGCATCAGCAGGACGTCCAGAGTGTTCTGAACGCGCTGTGGGCGGGCGGAGCCGAAGCGGTGGGGATGCAAGACCAGAGGATCGTGAACACGTCGGCGCCACGGTGTATCGGCAACACCCTGCTCTTGCATGGTCGGACATACAGCCCGCCGTACGTCATGCGGGCGATCGGCAACACCGAACGGTTAGAGGCCGCGTTGGCCGGCGAACCGGGAATTCGGGTGTTCAAGCAGTACGCCACCAGGTTCGGTCTCGGCTACACCCAGGCGAGTTCGGGCGACATCACACTGCCCGCGTACACCGGCGGTTAG
- a CDS encoding aminodeoxychorismate/anthranilate synthase component II — MRILVVDNYDSFVFNLVQYLGQLGTEAVVWRNDDPRLTAPGGLHAAAEQFDGILLSPGPGTPQRAGVTMDLVKVCAETKTPVLGVCLGHQAIGAAFGATVDRAPELLHGKTSKVHHTNVGVLAGLPNPFTATRYHSLTVLEDTIPDELEITAHTESGVVMAMRHRELPIHCVQFHPESVLTQGGHRMLANWLTVCGEAPPEALVAALEAEVASALGGALPAIL, encoded by the coding sequence ATGAGGATTCTCGTCGTCGACAACTACGACAGCTTTGTGTTCAACCTGGTTCAGTACCTGGGTCAGCTCGGAACCGAAGCCGTGGTGTGGCGTAACGACGATCCGCGACTGACCGCTCCTGGCGGCCTCCACGCGGCTGCCGAGCAGTTCGACGGCATTCTCCTGAGCCCCGGCCCCGGCACTCCGCAGCGCGCGGGAGTGACCATGGACCTGGTGAAAGTGTGTGCCGAAACCAAGACGCCGGTACTCGGTGTCTGCCTCGGACATCAGGCGATCGGCGCCGCCTTCGGAGCAACCGTGGATCGTGCCCCGGAGCTGTTGCACGGGAAAACGAGCAAGGTTCACCACACGAACGTCGGTGTTCTGGCCGGTCTACCCAATCCGTTCACCGCGACGCGCTACCACTCGCTGACGGTTCTCGAAGACACCATTCCCGACGAACTGGAAATCACCGCGCACACCGAGAGTGGCGTCGTGATGGCCATGCGTCACCGCGAGCTTCCCATTCACTGCGTGCAGTTCCACCCCGAATCCGTTCTCACGCAGGGCGGGCATCGGATGCTGGCCAACTGGTTGACCGTATGCGGCGAGGCTCCACCGGAAGCGCTTGTCGCGGCCCTCGAAGCTGAGGTCGCATCGGCGCTCGGTGGAGCCCTGCCCGCAATACTCTGA
- the pknB gene encoding Stk1 family PASTA domain-containing Ser/Thr kinase: MTTPRNLSSRYELGEILGFGGMSEVHLARDLRLSRDVAIKVLRADLARDPTFYLRFRREAHNAAALNHPAIVAVYDTGEAETDAGPLPYIVMEYVDGDTLRDIVRSNGPMAPRHAMEVIADVCAALDFSHRNGIVHRDVKPANIMINRAGAVKVMDFGIARAISDASSPMTQTAAVIGTAQYLSPEQARGEQVDARSDVYSLGCVLYEVLTGQPPFSGDSPVAVAYQHVREDPPTPSEINPDIPRELDSIILKAMSKNPANRYQSAGDMRSDLVRVLGGQRPSAPMVMNDEDRTTILGAVGSETGNLRTAADPVAPVTTAAASRRAPEPPAKKKGLRYALMGFAAVIVIALIGAFLWQVNSPKTENVAVPTGLTNQPADSAEATLRNAGFNVERQNKNDKVVAPGNVITTRPVGGVNLEKGSTVTLDVSTGPEQVAIPRLTGLSQDDAERKLNAIGLRLDPTIGQAASTIAEVDKVVGQDPASGVSVVLDSAVSITVGSGPEQVRVPDVTGQREEVARPNIEGAGFVVSITEIDSGLPAGQVVSTDPVGGTSATKGSTVTLRVSNGNKIAMPDLTNKTVSEALTTLRAAGWAGTAGQLVQTQTTTLVPEMVGKVLSQTQPAGSEISKDAVVTVSVGALGIPNR, from the coding sequence ATGACGACACCTCGTAATCTCTCCTCCCGATACGAGCTGGGTGAGATTCTCGGCTTCGGTGGAATGTCCGAGGTTCATCTGGCACGCGACCTCCGCCTCAGCCGAGATGTAGCCATCAAGGTCCTGCGGGCCGACCTCGCGCGCGACCCTACGTTCTACTTGCGGTTCCGTCGTGAAGCGCACAATGCTGCCGCGCTGAATCACCCGGCGATCGTGGCCGTCTACGACACCGGTGAAGCCGAGACCGACGCTGGACCGCTGCCGTACATCGTGATGGAGTACGTCGACGGTGACACCCTGCGGGACATCGTGCGCAGCAACGGCCCGATGGCGCCGCGTCATGCGATGGAAGTGATCGCGGACGTCTGCGCCGCCCTCGACTTCAGTCACCGCAACGGCATCGTCCACCGTGACGTCAAGCCGGCCAACATCATGATCAACCGCGCCGGCGCCGTGAAGGTGATGGACTTCGGTATCGCGCGAGCGATCTCCGACGCGTCCAGCCCGATGACACAGACGGCTGCCGTGATCGGCACCGCCCAGTACCTCTCACCCGAGCAGGCGCGCGGCGAGCAGGTCGACGCTCGTTCGGACGTCTACTCACTCGGCTGTGTGCTGTACGAGGTCCTCACCGGCCAGCCGCCGTTCTCCGGCGACTCTCCCGTTGCGGTGGCGTACCAGCATGTCCGCGAGGATCCGCCGACGCCGTCGGAGATCAACCCCGACATTCCGCGCGAGCTGGATTCGATCATCCTCAAGGCGATGAGCAAGAACCCCGCCAACCGCTACCAGAGCGCGGGCGACATGCGCAGCGATCTGGTTCGGGTGCTCGGCGGTCAGCGTCCGAGCGCGCCGATGGTGATGAACGACGAGGATCGCACCACGATTCTCGGGGCCGTCGGCAGCGAGACCGGAAATCTCCGCACTGCTGCCGATCCCGTCGCACCCGTCACCACCGCCGCCGCGAGTAGGCGGGCACCGGAGCCGCCAGCCAAGAAGAAGGGTCTGCGCTACGCGTTGATGGGCTTCGCGGCCGTCATCGTCATCGCATTGATCGGCGCCTTCCTGTGGCAGGTGAACTCACCGAAGACGGAAAACGTCGCCGTTCCGACGGGACTGACCAATCAGCCCGCCGATTCCGCGGAGGCGACGCTTCGCAACGCCGGCTTCAACGTCGAACGCCAGAACAAGAACGACAAGGTTGTTGCGCCGGGCAACGTGATCACCACGCGCCCGGTCGGCGGAGTCAACCTCGAGAAGGGCAGCACCGTCACGCTCGACGTCTCCACCGGACCGGAGCAGGTCGCCATCCCGCGCTTGACCGGATTGAGCCAGGACGACGCCGAACGCAAACTCAACGCCATCGGCTTGCGACTCGATCCCACGATCGGTCAGGCCGCGTCGACGATCGCCGAGGTCGACAAGGTTGTCGGGCAGGATCCGGCGAGCGGGGTTTCGGTAGTGCTCGATTCGGCAGTCTCGATCACCGTCGGTTCCGGTCCCGAACAGGTCCGTGTTCCCGATGTCACGGGACAGCGTGAAGAGGTGGCGCGCCCCAACATCGAAGGCGCCGGTTTTGTCGTGTCGATCACCGAGATCGACTCAGGGCTGCCTGCAGGCCAGGTTGTCTCCACTGATCCCGTCGGTGGAACCTCGGCAACCAAGGGCTCGACAGTGACGCTGCGGGTGTCGAACGGCAACAAGATCGCGATGCCCGATCTCACCAACAAGACCGTCTCCGAGGCGTTGACCACGCTGCGGGCAGCCGGCTGGGCCGGAACGGCCGGCCAGTTGGTGCAGACGCAGACCACCACACTCGTACCGGAAATGGTCGGCAAGGTTCTCTCGCAGACTCAGCCGGCCGGGTCCGAGATCTCCAAGGACGCGGTTGTCACGGTCAGTGTGGGCGCGTTGGGAATTCCCAACCGCTGA
- a CDS encoding protein kinase domain-containing protein — MALNNGALIADRYRLNRLIATGGMGQVWEATDSRLNRRVAVKVLKSEFSSDPEFLERFRFEARTTAQLNHPGIAGIYDYGETRDSSGDSTAYLVMELVNGEPLNAVLARVGRLAVPHALDMLEQTGRALQVAHDAGVVHRDVKPGNILITPAGQVKITDFGIAKAVESAPVTRTGMVMGTAQYIAPEQALGQDATAASDVYSLGIVGYEALSGRRPFTGDGALTVAMKHVQEIPAPMPADLAPNIRELIDITLTKDPAGRYANGGEFADAVAAVRAGRRPPPPGLGQGGTLPPTGATQIMPPTAGYAGPAAIAADDAAGAGGLTSGQKAMAWAGGGLIALALIIGGVWIATDGPDNSSPAVVTSSTTTRPTTTTTRPTTTTTRPTTTTTEPTTTTTRPTTTTTEPTTTTTTVPTTTTTTEPTTTTTTTTTTTTTTTTNAAEEPLGQDE; from the coding sequence ATGGCGTTGAACAATGGCGCTTTGATCGCCGATCGTTACCGACTGAACCGTCTCATCGCTACCGGCGGCATGGGCCAGGTCTGGGAAGCCACCGACTCCCGCCTCAATCGACGCGTTGCCGTCAAGGTACTCAAGTCCGAGTTCTCGTCCGATCCGGAGTTCCTGGAGCGTTTCCGGTTCGAGGCGCGCACCACAGCGCAACTGAATCACCCGGGCATTGCCGGTATTTACGATTACGGCGAGACTCGGGACAGCTCAGGCGATTCCACTGCCTACCTGGTGATGGAACTGGTCAACGGTGAACCGCTCAATGCCGTGTTGGCGCGCGTCGGCCGTCTTGCGGTTCCGCATGCGCTCGACATGCTCGAGCAGACCGGTCGCGCCCTGCAGGTTGCGCACGATGCAGGCGTGGTTCACCGGGACGTCAAGCCGGGCAACATCCTCATCACACCCGCAGGCCAGGTCAAGATCACCGATTTCGGTATCGCGAAGGCCGTCGAGAGCGCGCCTGTCACGCGCACCGGAATGGTGATGGGCACTGCCCAGTACATTGCTCCCGAGCAGGCTCTCGGCCAGGATGCCACGGCGGCCAGTGACGTGTATTCGCTGGGAATCGTTGGTTACGAGGCACTGTCGGGCCGGCGACCGTTCACCGGCGACGGCGCCTTGACCGTCGCGATGAAGCATGTCCAGGAGATTCCGGCCCCCATGCCGGCCGACCTGGCACCCAACATCCGCGAACTCATCGACATCACGTTGACCAAGGACCCGGCCGGTCGTTACGCAAACGGCGGCGAGTTCGCCGACGCTGTCGCAGCCGTCCGAGCTGGAAGACGTCCGCCGCCACCGGGATTGGGCCAGGGCGGAACGCTGCCGCCGACCGGTGCCACTCAGATAATGCCGCCGACCGCTGGATATGCGGGTCCGGCCGCGATTGCCGCGGACGATGCTGCCGGCGCAGGTGGACTGACAAGTGGCCAGAAGGCGATGGCGTGGGCCGGCGGTGGATTGATCGCTCTGGCGCTGATCATCGGCGGAGTGTGGATCGCGACGGACGGCCCTGACAACTCGTCACCGGCTGTCGTGACGTCGTCGACGACAACCCGTCCGACGACAACGACAACACGGCCGACCACCACCACGACGCGGCCGACCACGACCACCACCGAGCCGACCACCACCACAACGCGGCCCACGACAACAACGACCGAGCCGACCACCACGACAACAACGGTGCCGACTACGACGACCACCACCGAGCCGACCACCACGACGACAACAACCACCACGACAACTACAACCACCACGACAAACGCTGCAGAAGAACCGCTAGGACAAGACGAATGA